From Pseudorca crassidens isolate mPseCra1 chromosome 7, mPseCra1.hap1, whole genome shotgun sequence, a single genomic window includes:
- the ZER1 gene encoding protein zer-1 homolog isoform X4 produces MASDTPESLMALCTDFCLRNLDGTLGYLLDKETLRLHPDIFLPSEICDRLVNEYVELVNAACNFEPHESFFSLFSDPRSTRLTRIHLREDLVQDQDLEAIRKQDLVELYLTNCEKLSAKSLQTLRSFSHTLVSLSLFGCANIFYEEENPGGCEDECLVNPTCQVLVKDFTFEGFSRLRFLNLGRMIDGVPVESLLRPLNSLAALDLSGIQTSDAAFLTQWKDSLVSLVLYNMDLSDDHIRVIVQLHKLRHLDISRDRLSSYYKFKLTRKVLSLFVQKLGNLMSLDISGHMILENCSISKMDEDAGQTSIEPSKSSIMPFRALKRPLQFLGLFETSLCRLTHIPAYKVSGDKNEEQVLNAIEAYTEHRPEITSRAINLLFDIARIERCNQLLRALKLVITALKCHKYDKNIQVTGSAALFYLTNSEYRSEQSIKLRRQVIQVVLNGMESYQEVTVQRNCCLTLCNFSIPEELEFQYRRVNELLLSILNPTRQDESIQRIAVHLCNALVCQVDNDHKEAVGKMGFVVTMLKLIQKKLLDKICDQVMEFSWSALWNITDETPDNCEMFLNFNGMKLFLDCLKEFPEKQELHRNMLGLLGNVAEVKELRPQLMTSQFISVFRCGVGRRGTWTWGKC; encoded by the exons ATGGCGTCAGACACCCCTGAGTCCCTGATGGCCCTCTGCACTGACTTCTGCCTGCGCAACCTGGATGGTACCTTGGGCTACCTGCTGGACAAGGAGACTCTGCGGCTCCATCCAGACATCTTCCTGCCCAGCGAGATCTGTGACCGGCTCGTCAATGA gtATGTGGAGCTGGTCAACGCCGCCTGCAACTTTGAGCCGCATGAGAGCTTCTTCAGCCTCTTCTCAGACCCCCGCAGCACCCGCCTCACCCGAATCCACCTCCGCGAGGACCTGGTGCAGGACCAGGACCTGGAAGCCATTCGCAAGCAG GACCTGGTGGAGCTGTACCTGACCAACTGTGAGAAGCTGTCCGCCAAGAGCCTGCAGACGCTGAGGAGCTTCAGCCACACCCTGGTGTCCCTGAGCCTGTTCGGCTGCGCGAACATCTTCTACGAGGAGGAGAACCCGGGGGGCTGTGAAGACGAGTGCCTCGTCAACCCCACCTGTCAGGTGCTGGTCAAGGACTTCACCTTCGAGGGCTTTAGCCGCCTGCGCTTCCTCAACCTGGGCCGCATGATCGATGGGGTCCCCGTGGAGTCCCTGCTGCGGCCGCTCAACTCGCTGGCCGCCTTGGACCTCTCGGGCATCCAGACGAGCGACGCGGCCTTCCTAACCCAGTGGAAAGACAGCCTGGTGTCCCTCGTGCTCTACAACATGGACCTGTCTGACGACCACATCCGTGTTATTGTCCAGTTGCACAAGCTGCG ACACCTGGACATCTCCCGAGACCGCCTGTCCAGCTACTACAAGTTCAAGCTGACTCGCAAGGTGCTGAGCCTCTTTGTGCAGAAGCTGGGGAACCTGATGTCCCTGGACATCTCTGGCCACATGATCCTGGAGAACTGCAGCATCTCTAAGATGGACGAGGATGCAGGACAGACCAG CATCGAGCCTTCCAAGAGCAGCATCATGCCGTTCCGGGCTCTGAAGAGGCCACTGCAGTTCCTTGGGCTCTTCGAGACCTCCCTGTGCCGCCTCACGCACATTCCGGCCTACAAa GTGAGTGGTGACAAAAATGAGGAACAGGTGCTGAATGCCATCGAGGCCTACACGGAGCACAGGCCGGAGATCACCTCACGGGCCATCAACCTGCTTTTCGACATCGCACGCATTGAACGCTGCAACCAGCTTCTGCGGGCCCTGAAG CTGGTCATCACGGCCCTCAAGTGCCACAAGTATGACAAGAACATTCAAGTGACGGGCAGCGCTGCCCTCTTCTACCTGACCAATTCCGAGTATCGCTCAGAGCAGAGCATCAAGCTGCGCCGGCAGGTCATCCAGGTGGTGCTGAATGGCATGGAATCCTACCAGGAGGTGACG GTCCAGCGGAACTGCTGCCTGACCCTCTGCAACTTCAGCATCCCTGAGGAGCTGGAGTTCCAGTACCGCCGAGTCAACGAGCTCTTGCTCAGCATCCTCAACCCCACGCGGCAGGACGAGTCGATCCAGCGCATCGCCGTGCACCTGTGCAACGCCCTGGTCTGCCAGGTGGACAACGACCACAAGGAGGCCGTGGGCAAGATGGGCTTTGTCGTG ACCATGCTGAAGCTGATTCAGAAGAAGCTGCTGGACAAGATA TGCGACCAGGTGATGGAGTTCTCCTGGAGCGCCCTGTGGAACATCACGGATGAGACCCCCGACAACTGCGAGATGTTCCTTAACTTCAACGGCATGAAGCTCTTCCTGGACTGCCTGAAG GAGTTCCCAGAGAAGCAGGAGCTGCATCGGAATATGCTAGGACTCTTGGGGAATGTGGCAGAGGTGAAGGAGCTACGGCCCCAGCTAATGACTTCCCAATTCATCAGTGTCTTCAG